One Solibacillus sp. R5-41 DNA segment encodes these proteins:
- the flgK gene encoding flagellar hook-associated protein FlgK: MRSTFMGLEASKRGLHTQQSALYTTGHNISNANTLGYTRQRVNMETTPGFPGSGLNTGKTAGHIGTGVQAHSVQRMRDEFIDRQFRQETNKLGYWQSTTKSISQMEDIMSEPSEFGLNQGFTEFWKSMEDVVSNPKDTAARQVMLSKGQGLAESFNYIDKQLKLIQGNIGNEINVNTKTVNSLLKQIADLNQQIQTVEPNGYMPNDLYDERDVLLDKLNELIPVSVSFEKSGGNALDIAEGSMTIKFKPVNGQEITLVQGRDFAHLNPMDSKGKVIDGDVDDTTTDGYNEFQGFAISGIGHPPTESTTVNVTYANLESSKGKLAALVDAFGHSGGKGLYPEMLKKLDGLAATFIKEFNAVHSKGVGLDGSTGLDFFSGTSAKDIKVALDKPEQIAASDTNGEEGNNKNILELSKLQSKVLNDLQGGTFQTYYKSLVGDIGVKGEQAVKLEFNSGTLQLQIANNRASHNSVSLDEEMTNMITFQQAYNANARMITVVDETLDKIINGMGRVGL, encoded by the coding sequence ATGCGCTCAACATTTATGGGGCTTGAAGCAAGTAAGCGTGGATTACATACACAACAAAGTGCGCTTTATACAACAGGACACAATATTTCAAATGCCAACACACTTGGCTATACTCGCCAACGCGTGAACATGGAAACAACACCAGGGTTTCCTGGAAGTGGGTTGAATACTGGAAAAACAGCAGGTCATATCGGAACGGGGGTTCAAGCACATTCGGTTCAACGTATGCGAGATGAGTTTATCGATCGTCAATTCCGTCAAGAAACAAATAAATTAGGCTACTGGCAATCAACGACAAAATCAATTTCTCAAATGGAAGACATTATGTCAGAGCCATCTGAATTTGGTCTTAATCAAGGGTTCACTGAATTTTGGAAGTCAATGGAGGATGTTGTGTCGAATCCAAAAGATACAGCAGCTCGCCAAGTAATGCTATCTAAAGGTCAAGGTTTAGCTGAATCATTCAACTATATTGATAAACAATTAAAGCTCATTCAAGGAAATATCGGTAATGAGATTAACGTCAATACAAAAACGGTCAACTCCTTATTAAAGCAAATTGCTGACTTGAACCAACAAATTCAAACAGTAGAGCCAAATGGCTACATGCCAAATGACCTTTACGATGAACGAGATGTTTTATTAGATAAATTAAACGAGTTAATCCCGGTTTCAGTTTCGTTCGAAAAATCAGGTGGAAATGCACTAGACATCGCAGAAGGAAGCATGACGATTAAGTTTAAACCTGTAAATGGTCAAGAAATTACACTTGTGCAAGGAAGAGATTTTGCACATTTAAACCCAATGGACTCAAAAGGAAAAGTGATTGATGGCGATGTTGATGACACAACAACAGACGGCTATAACGAGTTCCAAGGCTTTGCGATTTCAGGCATAGGTCATCCACCAACAGAATCAACAACAGTGAATGTTACATACGCAAATTTAGAGTCAAGTAAAGGGAAATTAGCCGCATTAGTCGATGCATTTGGCCATAGTGGTGGCAAAGGCTTATACCCAGAAATGCTAAAAAAGCTGGACGGATTAGCAGCGACATTTATAAAAGAGTTCAATGCAGTGCATAGCAAGGGTGTTGGCTTAGATGGTTCAACAGGCTTAGACTTCTTCTCAGGCACATCTGCAAAGGATATTAAAGTTGCTCTTGATAAACCAGAGCAAATTGCTGCATCGGATACAAATGGCGAAGAAGGTAACAATAAGAATATTTTGGAGCTATCGAAGCTTCAGTCGAAAGTTCTGAACGACTTACAAGGTGGAACATTCCAAACTTACTATAAATCATTGGTAGGAGATATAGGGGTTAAGGGGGAGCAAGCGGTTAAGCTAGAGTTCAACTCAGGGACGCTACAATTACAAATCGCCAACAACCGTGCTTCACATAACTCGGTTTCACTTGACGAAGAAATGACCAATATGATTACATTCCAGCAAGCTTATAATGCCAACGCTCGTATGATCACAGTAGTCGATGAAACACTCGATAAAATTATTAATGGCATGGGCCGAGTAGGATTATAA
- a CDS encoding flagellar protein FlgN, whose amino-acid sequence MSITTIVATLEKLEKMHKSLLELAVAKTDYIKQGDMEKLDQIIKNEQAHIAAIDTLEQQRQSMVTDYLRAKGIAFTDIPTVADVIDAAKSTGSAEALIDVRGRLIEVLDKLKNQNDLNQKMVFNSLQMINITLDAMRPRQQEQFNYSGADVRGQSNINKKSFTEFRA is encoded by the coding sequence ATGTCTATAACAACCATTGTCGCAACGCTCGAAAAGCTTGAGAAGATGCACAAAAGCTTACTCGAATTAGCGGTTGCGAAAACAGATTATATAAAGCAAGGCGATATGGAAAAGCTCGATCAAATCATTAAAAATGAGCAAGCACATATAGCGGCAATTGATACACTTGAGCAACAGCGTCAGTCGATGGTAACGGATTACCTAAGAGCAAAAGGAATTGCTTTCACTGACATTCCAACTGTAGCTGATGTGATTGATGCAGCTAAATCAACGGGATCTGCTGAAGCATTAATCGATGTTCGCGGGCGTCTAATAGAAGTATTAGATAAGCTTAAAAATCAAAATGACTTAAATCAAAAAATGGTATTCAACTCATTGCAAATGATTAATATTACTCTAGATGCAATGCGCCCACGCCAACAAGAACAGTTTAATTACTCTGGAGCAGATGTACGCGGGCAATCGAATATCAACAAAAAATCGTTCACTGAATTCAGGGCGTAA
- a CDS encoding DEAD/DEAH box helicase: protein MNKKIKTPPMTHHYKGLIVEPQIRNFFTGRIWSRRETPFPKEKINTYIQHHFFEVLQAVLDKPVRQCRRCLNKNSRKFVSFHCAKCQKICHYCRHCITMGRMCSCDELLLWKNEQPQKTNKSHTFNWQGQLTKNQARAAQELTASILQKNNHLISAVCGAGKTEMLFPAVFEALQLGKRVCIATPRTDVVLELFPRFQQVFPKTCIHAYYGNAPQQQGFAQLVLATTHQLYRFENTFDVMIVDEADAFPYTMDEALEQAVIKAKKKEGPTAYVTATPSAALLSKKTKERWGYSFIARRFHGQPLPIPTFQALWNYEKTFQKGKIPVKLLNWLEQKLAKHEPFLIFFPTIDLMDKAIPLFQQIDASIASVHAEDASRKEKVLELRNVQRKGLLTTTILERGITIKNVQVAVVGAESPVFTASALIQISGRVGRNKDFPNGDIVFFHHGITAEMDLAKKRMLDFNRQPQ from the coding sequence TTGAACAAAAAAATAAAAACTCCTCCAATGACTCACCACTACAAAGGACTAATCGTTGAGCCGCAAATTCGAAATTTTTTCACAGGACGCATTTGGTCGCGCCGTGAAACACCCTTTCCTAAAGAAAAAATCAACACGTACATCCAACATCACTTTTTCGAAGTACTCCAAGCAGTGTTAGACAAGCCTGTACGACAATGTCGCCGCTGCTTAAACAAAAATAGCCGGAAATTCGTGTCATTTCATTGCGCAAAATGCCAAAAAATCTGCCATTATTGCCGCCATTGCATTACGATGGGGCGCATGTGCAGCTGTGATGAATTATTACTTTGGAAAAATGAACAACCCCAAAAAACAAACAAATCCCATACCTTTAACTGGCAAGGCCAATTAACGAAAAACCAAGCGCGAGCCGCACAGGAATTAACAGCAAGCATTCTACAAAAAAACAACCACCTGATTAGCGCAGTTTGTGGCGCTGGAAAAACAGAAATGCTCTTTCCCGCAGTGTTTGAAGCGTTGCAATTAGGCAAGCGCGTTTGCATTGCAACCCCTCGAACAGATGTTGTTCTAGAATTATTCCCACGTTTTCAACAAGTTTTCCCTAAAACGTGCATTCACGCTTATTATGGCAATGCGCCACAGCAACAAGGCTTTGCGCAATTAGTGCTTGCTACGACACATCAGCTGTATCGCTTTGAAAATACCTTTGATGTAATGATTGTTGATGAAGCGGACGCCTTTCCGTATACGATGGATGAAGCGCTCGAGCAAGCCGTCATTAAAGCGAAAAAGAAAGAGGGACCGACAGCTTATGTGACCGCAACACCTTCCGCAGCTTTATTATCGAAAAAAACAAAGGAGCGATGGGGCTATTCCTTTATTGCGCGCCGATTTCATGGGCAGCCATTACCGATTCCGACCTTTCAAGCCCTATGGAATTATGAAAAAACATTTCAAAAAGGGAAGATACCAGTGAAATTATTAAACTGGCTCGAGCAAAAACTAGCAAAACATGAACCATTCCTTATTTTCTTCCCTACAATTGATTTAATGGACAAGGCCATTCCGCTATTTCAACAAATCGATGCGTCCATTGCGAGTGTTCATGCGGAAGATGCTTCGAGAAAAGAGAAGGTATTAGAGTTGCGTAATGTACAAAGAAAAGGACTATTGACGACGACGATATTAGAGCGTGGCATTACGATAAAAAATGTACAGGTTGCCGTTGTTGGTGCGGAAAGTCCAGTTTTTACTGCAAGTGCGCTCATTCAAATTAGTGGTCGCGTTGGGCGGAATAAAGACTTTCCTAATGGCGATATTGTATTTTTTCATCATGGCATCACAGCGGAAATGGATTTAGCGAAAAAACGGATGCTCGATTTCAATAGACAGCCGCAATAG
- a CDS encoding ComF family protein: protein MQQKITNCLLCERPLHLTFGWKDLFKKELPKTICQRCEEKFQRIEEQEENEVISLFHYNEAMKDFLHRYKFLHDVLLAHVFNQTLQHHLINEKSIIVPIPMHSESLKKRTFAHVDELLKAAHIPFEHHLIKVTTEQQSLKSRQERLQTPQLFEVIENSKIRNQTILLIDDIYTTGTTMQHAKKVLEEAGATDVRAFTLIHG, encoded by the coding sequence ATGCAACAAAAAATTACGAACTGCTTATTGTGTGAAAGGCCGTTACATTTAACATTTGGTTGGAAGGATTTATTTAAGAAGGAATTGCCTAAAACGATATGCCAACGCTGTGAAGAGAAATTTCAACGGATTGAGGAGCAGGAAGAAAATGAAGTGATTTCTTTATTTCATTATAATGAAGCAATGAAGGACTTTTTGCACCGCTATAAATTTTTACATGATGTCCTTCTTGCGCACGTATTTAATCAAACGCTACAGCACCATTTAATAAATGAAAAATCCATCATTGTGCCGATTCCTATGCATAGCGAAAGTTTAAAAAAACGAACTTTTGCCCATGTGGATGAATTATTAAAAGCTGCCCACATTCCTTTTGAACATCATTTAATTAAAGTAACTACGGAACAACAGTCTTTAAAATCTCGTCAAGAAAGGCTGCAAACCCCACAGCTTTTCGAAGTCATCGAAAATTCAAAAATAAGGAATCAAACTATTTTATTAATTGACGATATTTATACTACAGGGACAACGATGCAGCATGCTAAAAAGGTATTGGAGGAAGCAGGGGCAACAGATGTCCGTGCATTCACGCTAATTCATGGCTAG
- a CDS encoding nuclear transport factor 2 family protein, with protein MKKWFIAVISLLVLTACGNEEIEDETVGFEILGDTIQEASDVPEQEKIEILSAFEDYIAAFNEKDLERYKNIISKNAEGFKYEDDIQAITEVFKQYDVNRVAEDVTIVKYKEGEAQVFSTLKTQTKELKTGAELAGDGRQVTVFVKEDQWKVSSIYYIGNE; from the coding sequence ATGAAAAAATGGTTTATAGCAGTAATATCACTACTTGTACTCACGGCATGTGGGAATGAAGAAATAGAAGACGAAACAGTTGGCTTTGAAATATTAGGGGACACGATTCAAGAAGCATCGGATGTTCCGGAACAAGAAAAAATTGAAATACTATCAGCTTTTGAAGATTATATCGCAGCTTTTAATGAAAAGGATTTAGAACGTTATAAAAACATTATTTCTAAAAATGCAGAAGGCTTTAAATATGAGGACGATATTCAGGCAATAACGGAAGTCTTTAAACAATATGATGTCAATCGTGTAGCGGAAGATGTGACGATTGTGAAATATAAAGAGGGAGAGGCACAAGTTTTTTCTACCTTAAAAACACAAACAAAAGAATTAAAAACAGGTGCTGAATTAGCGGGTGATGGCCGACAAGTAACGGTTTTTGTAAAAGAAGATCAATGGAAAGTTTCAAGTATTTACTATATTGGTAATGAATAA
- a CDS encoding DegV family protein, producing the protein MKTAVVTDSTAYLTKEERQQYNVHMIPLGVNIEGTVYDEEISITASEFYDRVRGAKEFPKTTQPPIGKFVEIFETLAKDYDEVVTLHLSSGISGTYQGAVQAGDMVENINVHAFDTEIACYVQGFYVKEAAKLAAQGASGQKIMAHLEELKKTMGAYFIVDDLGHLQRGGRLSAAAALIGGLLQVKPILHFQDKVIVPFEKIRTRKKALRKVEDQLILAIEKHGALQATVIHGNCEAEAREWMETLAKSYPSVDFTLSYFGPVIGTHLGEGALALGWLKK; encoded by the coding sequence ATGAAGACTGCGGTTGTTACAGATAGTACAGCATATTTAACTAAAGAAGAACGCCAACAATATAATGTTCATATGATTCCATTGGGTGTAAATATTGAGGGTACAGTTTATGATGAAGAAATATCGATTACAGCTTCAGAGTTTTATGATCGTGTGCGCGGTGCAAAAGAGTTTCCGAAAACGACGCAGCCACCGATTGGTAAATTTGTAGAGATTTTTGAAACATTAGCAAAAGATTATGATGAGGTCGTAACACTGCATTTATCCAGTGGGATTAGTGGTACTTATCAAGGTGCAGTACAAGCCGGTGATATGGTAGAAAACATCAATGTTCACGCTTTTGATACAGAAATTGCTTGTTATGTACAAGGGTTTTATGTAAAAGAGGCCGCTAAGCTTGCTGCACAAGGCGCATCAGGGCAAAAAATTATGGCGCATTTAGAAGAGTTAAAAAAGACGATGGGCGCTTACTTTATTGTAGATGACTTAGGCCATTTGCAGCGCGGCGGAAGACTTTCGGCGGCGGCAGCATTAATCGGCGGTTTACTTCAAGTAAAGCCAATCCTTCACTTCCAAGACAAAGTGATTGTTCCATTCGAAAAAATTCGTACACGCAAAAAAGCATTACGAAAAGTAGAAGATCAGCTCATTTTAGCAATCGAAAAACATGGTGCATTACAGGCAACGGTTATTCATGGTAATTGTGAAGCAGAAGCGCGTGAATGGATGGAAACTTTAGCGAAAAGCTATCCTTCCGTTGACTTCACGTTAAGCTATTTCGGACCAGTAATCGGGACGCATTTAGGTGAAGGTGCCCTTGCTTTAGGTTGGTTAAAGAAATAA
- a CDS encoding LCP family protein produces the protein MKSKHKKAKGSSKLSLILKVSLILASSFLICAATYGMYLTKKAEHAADSAFEKIDQREIPEHREVKVEPAQDNVSILFLGVDDSEKRGQGAEHSRSDALLLATLNNKTKTVKLLSIPRDSYVYIPHVGYRDKINHAHAYGGTLATIETVEQLFDIPVDYYVRMNFHAFIDVVDALGGIEVEVPYKLNELDEFDKRTVKLEAGLQTLNGSEALALARTRKLDSDIERGKRQQEIIKAIASKAASFTSITKYDAILEAVGNNMKTDMTFDEMKSFFSYLSNGMPRIDTLTLEGYDDMSTGVYYYKLKDESLEETKNILQSHLGLIPDSTELSDNNSNSSSDVEHTQTEHNSNNSVQ, from the coding sequence ATGAAAAGTAAACATAAAAAAGCAAAAGGTTCATCAAAACTTTCGCTTATTTTAAAAGTTTCACTAATCCTAGCATCATCGTTCCTTATTTGCGCGGCCACTTATGGGATGTATTTAACAAAAAAAGCTGAGCATGCTGCAGACAGTGCCTTTGAAAAAATTGATCAACGTGAAATTCCAGAGCATCGTGAAGTAAAAGTAGAGCCTGCCCAAGATAATGTTTCCATTTTATTTTTAGGTGTTGATGACAGTGAAAAACGCGGACAAGGTGCAGAACATTCTCGTTCAGATGCACTGTTACTTGCTACATTAAATAACAAAACAAAAACGGTGAAACTTTTAAGTATTCCCCGTGACTCGTACGTCTACATTCCACATGTAGGTTATCGTGATAAAATTAACCACGCCCATGCTTACGGCGGTACGTTAGCAACAATTGAAACAGTTGAGCAATTATTCGATATTCCAGTCGATTATTATGTACGTATGAATTTCCATGCATTTATCGATGTCGTGGATGCTTTAGGTGGGATCGAAGTAGAAGTTCCATATAAACTGAATGAGCTAGATGAGTTCGATAAGCGTACGGTTAAGTTAGAGGCAGGATTACAAACATTAAATGGTAGTGAAGCACTTGCTCTAGCTCGTACACGTAAGTTAGATAGCGATATTGAACGTGGTAAACGTCAGCAAGAAATCATTAAAGCAATTGCATCAAAAGCGGCATCATTTACTTCCATTACAAAATATGATGCGATACTTGAGGCAGTCGGCAACAATATGAAAACGGACATGACCTTTGATGAAATGAAATCATTCTTTAGCTACTTATCAAACGGTATGCCACGCATCGATACATTAACATTAGAAGGCTACGATGATATGTCAACAGGGGTTTATTATTACAAACTCAAGGACGAATCGTTAGAAGAAACGAAAAACATTTTACAAAGTCATCTTGGTTTAATCCCTGATTCAACAGAGCTTTCAGATAATAATTCTAATTCTTCATCAGATGTTGAACACACACAAACCGAACATAATTCAAATAACAGCGTACAATAA
- a CDS encoding glycosyltransferase family 4 protein, with protein sequence MIYVSLIVAFLASILLTPLVKRLAIRIGAVDAPNYRKVHARIMPRLGGLAIYGAFMIGIILLKVVTDFQSDYLYAILIAASIIVLTGVIDDMREISAKAKLLGQIVAACIVVFGGGIHIQEINLPFGGELTFGWLGIPLTIVWIIGITNAINLIDGLDGLAAGVSTIALITLAVTAMLLGNGIVIAMAAILAAATIGFLFFNFHPAKIFMGDTGALFLGFMISVLALLGFKNVTVIAFVIPVIMLGVPISDTFFAIVRRFRMKQKWSDPDKSHLHHRLLDLGFSHRQVVLLIYAMAGMFGLVSIIFSMSSVWGAILIITVLLVAIELFVEIIGLAGKNYKPLLNLVRIFNK encoded by the coding sequence ATGATTTATGTGTCTTTAATCGTGGCGTTTTTAGCGTCCATTTTACTTACTCCGCTTGTGAAGCGTTTAGCTATTCGTATCGGTGCAGTGGATGCGCCAAACTATCGAAAAGTACATGCACGTATAATGCCGCGCCTTGGTGGACTGGCAATTTACGGTGCGTTTATGATCGGAATTATTTTATTAAAAGTTGTGACGGATTTTCAAAGTGATTATTTATATGCGATTTTAATTGCCGCATCAATCATTGTATTGACGGGTGTTATAGATGATATGCGTGAAATTTCTGCAAAGGCAAAGCTACTTGGGCAAATTGTTGCTGCGTGTATCGTTGTATTTGGCGGGGGGATTCACATTCAGGAGATTAACCTGCCATTCGGTGGGGAATTAACATTTGGATGGTTAGGCATTCCTTTGACGATTGTTTGGATTATCGGCATTACGAATGCGATTAACTTGATCGATGGTTTAGATGGTCTTGCAGCAGGTGTTTCGACAATTGCGTTAATAACATTAGCAGTAACTGCCATGCTTTTGGGGAATGGAATTGTAATTGCGATGGCGGCCATTTTAGCTGCGGCAACAATTGGTTTTTTATTTTTCAATTTCCACCCAGCGAAAATTTTCATGGGGGACACAGGCGCGCTATTTTTAGGATTTATGATTTCAGTATTAGCCCTTTTAGGATTTAAGAACGTTACGGTTATTGCTTTTGTTATCCCAGTGATTATGTTAGGTGTTCCAATTTCGGATACATTCTTTGCGATTGTACGTCGATTCCGAATGAAGCAAAAATGGTCGGATCCAGATAAATCACATTTACATCACCGTTTATTAGATTTAGGATTCTCGCATCGCCAAGTTGTATTATTAATTTACGCAATGGCAGGGATGTTCGGTTTAGTTTCGATCATCTTCTCAATGTCGAGTGTTTGGGGTGCAATCCTCATTATTACAGTATTGCTCGTAGCAATTGAGTTATTTGTAGAAATTATTGGACTAGCAGGTAAAAATTATAAACCTTTATTAAATTTAGTAAGAATCTTTAATAAATAA
- the flgM gene encoding flagellar biosynthesis anti-sigma factor FlgM, which yields MKINPIGIQAINSYKNQARSVNNPKTNQSFADQIEISLKAKEMQGTSTYANERADRVQKLKEEIQSGTYKVDARQVAEDMLKYYRR from the coding sequence ATGAAGATTAATCCAATTGGCATCCAGGCAATCAATTCTTATAAAAATCAAGCGCGCTCGGTAAATAATCCGAAAACAAATCAATCTTTTGCAGATCAAATTGAGATTTCGTTAAAAGCAAAAGAAATGCAAGGCACATCTACTTATGCAAATGAACGAGCAGATCGCGTGCAAAAGTTAAAAGAAGAAATTCAATCAGGCACTTATAAAGTCGATGCACGTCAAGTAGCAGAAGATATGTTGAAATACTATCGCCGTTAA
- a CDS encoding TIGR03826 family flagellar region protein, whose amino-acid sequence MAELRNCPMCDEFFNYTGLREVCHKCALKEEDMYQVVYRFLRKRENRAANVDRIEEATGVDRDLLYKWVRKGKLHPAVFPNLGYPCDNCGHLTTKGKLCEACQGSLKSDLRTFEAAKDFRDEIVNRDRGTYLADKRKR is encoded by the coding sequence ATGGCAGAGTTAAGAAATTGCCCTATGTGTGACGAGTTTTTTAATTACACAGGTTTACGGGAAGTTTGCCACAAGTGTGCGTTAAAGGAAGAAGATATGTATCAAGTCGTGTACCGTTTTTTACGTAAGCGTGAAAATCGTGCAGCGAATGTTGACCGCATAGAAGAAGCGACTGGGGTTGATCGTGATTTACTTTATAAATGGGTGCGAAAAGGGAAATTGCATCCAGCCGTATTCCCGAACTTAGGTTACCCTTGTGATAATTGCGGGCATTTGACGACAAAGGGTAAACTTTGCGAGGCGTGTCAGGGAAGTTTGAAATCAGATTTAAGAACATTTGAAGCGGCGAAGGATTTCCGCGACGAAATAGTTAACCGCGACCGTGGCACGTATTTGGCAGATAAAAGGAAAAGATAA
- a CDS encoding YigZ family protein, whose product MRNNYFTVKGYGESEIIISKSRFITYIDRAETEEEALLFIDKIKKLHANATHNCSCYMIGEHDHIQKANDDGEPSGTAGVPMLEVLKKQGLKDTVVVVTRYFGGIKLGGGGLIRAYGKATTEGIIASQVVERKLHYLMKVTIDYGWLGKVENEIRDSHYSLQTIDYAENVEIFVFVLKEEEEKFIEWMTELTNGQASTTRGDAQFIEFLRG is encoded by the coding sequence ATGAGAAATAACTATTTTACTGTCAAAGGCTATGGTGAGTCTGAAATAATCATCTCAAAGTCACGTTTTATCACCTATATTGACCGTGCTGAAACTGAGGAAGAAGCACTTCTTTTTATCGACAAAATAAAGAAACTTCACGCAAATGCAACTCATAATTGCTCATGCTATATGATTGGAGAGCACGACCACATCCAAAAGGCCAATGACGATGGGGAACCTAGTGGCACAGCCGGCGTTCCTATGTTAGAAGTACTAAAAAAACAAGGTCTTAAAGATACAGTTGTTGTTGTTACACGTTATTTTGGCGGGATTAAGCTCGGTGGGGGTGGCCTCATCCGTGCCTATGGAAAAGCGACAACAGAGGGAATTATTGCGTCACAAGTCGTAGAACGAAAATTGCATTATTTAATGAAAGTCACAATTGATTATGGTTGGCTTGGCAAAGTCGAAAATGAAATTCGTGACTCTCACTACAGCTTGCAAACGATTGATTATGCCGAAAATGTTGAAATTTTTGTTTTTGTGTTGAAAGAAGAGGAAGAAAAATTTATCGAATGGATGACGGAGCTCACAAACGGTCAAGCTTCGACAACTCGTGGAGATGCACAATTTATCGAGTTTCTTCGAGGTTAA
- a CDS encoding sensor histidine kinase has product MFPNDKIDIASLDVIFNRMLETITNSKDDIFIISEQSRRNFENMQNELEIVRKEISILIDESDNLEKMLQISRQRLAIVSKTFNDQTEEQVRVAYENTNKIHLEVLLCREREGQLRNKRDDLERRMKALYDTIERADHIVNQVNVVINYLTTDLKDVSAALEQAKIKQDFGIRIIAAQEEERKRLSREIHDGPAQMMANVLMRSNLIDRTYREKGIDAALQELSDLKMNVRNALYEVRRIIYDLRPMALDDLGIVPTLKKYLSTVMEYNPEVDIQFVSYNNEHRISSNYEVSIFRLVQESVNNALKHANPRVITVKLEWLRNHINIVVKDDGSGFNMEDVKEDSFGILGMRERIDLLKGSIEINSSVGNGTLIIFKVPYPNNNEGILS; this is encoded by the coding sequence TTGTTTCCGAATGATAAAATCGATATAGCCTCGCTGGATGTAATTTTTAATCGAATGTTAGAAACCATTACTAATTCTAAAGATGATATTTTTATTATAAGCGAACAAAGTCGTAGGAACTTCGAAAATATGCAAAACGAGCTCGAAATTGTCCGAAAAGAAATTAGTATACTAATTGATGAAAGTGATAATTTAGAAAAAATGTTGCAAATATCTCGCCAACGACTTGCGATTGTCAGCAAAACTTTCAATGATCAAACAGAAGAACAAGTACGAGTGGCCTATGAAAATACGAATAAAATACATTTGGAAGTATTGCTTTGTCGTGAACGTGAAGGGCAATTAAGAAATAAACGTGACGATTTAGAAAGACGTATGAAAGCACTTTATGATACGATTGAACGAGCGGACCACATTGTAAATCAAGTAAATGTAGTAATTAATTATTTGACGACCGATTTAAAAGATGTTAGTGCAGCATTAGAGCAAGCGAAAATTAAGCAAGATTTTGGGATTCGTATTATTGCAGCTCAAGAGGAAGAACGGAAGCGTTTATCTCGAGAAATTCATGACGGTCCAGCGCAAATGATGGCGAATGTTTTGATGCGTTCCAACTTAATCGACCGTACTTACCGTGAAAAAGGAATAGACGCCGCACTTCAAGAACTGAGCGATTTAAAAATGAATGTCCGCAATGCTTTATACGAGGTAAGACGGATTATTTATGATTTACGACCAATGGCACTTGATGATTTGGGCATCGTCCCAACATTGAAAAAATATTTATCTACTGTTATGGAATATAATCCAGAGGTCGATATACAATTTGTATCGTATAACAATGAACATCGAATTTCCTCAAATTATGAGGTCTCCATTTTCCGATTAGTTCAAGAGAGTGTGAATAATGCTTTAAAGCATGCTAACCCTCGTGTCATTACGGTAAAACTTGAGTGGCTACGCAACCATATTAATATCGTTGTCAAAGACGATGGCAGTGGCTTTAATATGGAAGATGTGAAAGAAGATTCGTTTGGGATTCTTGGGATGAGAGAGCGGATTGATTTATTAAAAGGATCTATTGAGATTAATAGCTCAGTTGGTAACGGAACATTGATCATATTCAAAGTTCCCTACCCAAATAATAATGAAGGAATCTTATCTTAA